One window of the Labilibaculum sp. genome contains the following:
- a CDS encoding HD domain-containing protein, with protein MNLNTSSKKKIVNDPVHGFIHIPSGISYDLVEHSFFQRLRRIKQLGLSFLVFPGTFHNRFQHALGATYLMSLAIETIRSKGHVVTVEEEEGVYAAILLHDIGHGPFSHALEYSIVNGITHEQISELFMNRLNNQFKGELDVAIKIFRNEYPKRFLNQLVSSQLDMDRLDYLRRDSFFAGVTEGVVGSARIIKMLDVRNDQLVVEAKGIYSIEKFLIARRLMYWQVYLHKTVIAAEEMLVHILKRAKYLAERGDKLFATPSLTYFLYNKVSRMEFENPNVIFNGRNALEIFADLDDDDIMVSIKVWANHSDKVLSYLCKCIRDRQLFKIEIQKTAFTNEYIDQVKKKVGHYFACSDHALEFMVISNSISNNAYSSDDDQINILYKDGTQCDIGEASDMLDASVLSKTVKKYYLCYPKI; from the coding sequence ATGAATTTAAACACCAGCAGCAAGAAAAAAATAGTAAATGATCCGGTTCACGGATTCATTCATATTCCTTCCGGGATATCGTACGATTTGGTTGAGCATTCTTTTTTTCAGCGATTGAGAAGAATAAAGCAGTTAGGCCTCTCCTTTCTTGTTTTCCCGGGAACATTTCATAACAGATTTCAGCACGCTTTGGGGGCAACTTATTTAATGAGTCTTGCAATAGAAACTATTCGATCGAAAGGACATGTAGTTACTGTAGAAGAGGAAGAAGGGGTTTATGCGGCAATACTACTTCACGATATTGGGCATGGACCATTTTCGCATGCATTAGAGTATAGTATTGTTAATGGCATAACTCACGAACAGATTTCGGAATTATTTATGAATCGTTTAAATAATCAATTTAAAGGTGAGCTGGATGTGGCCATAAAAATATTTCGAAACGAATATCCCAAGCGGTTTTTGAATCAGTTGGTGTCGAGTCAGTTGGATATGGATCGCTTGGATTATTTGAGGAGGGATAGTTTTTTTGCCGGGGTTACCGAAGGGGTTGTCGGATCGGCAAGGATTATTAAAATGCTGGATGTTAGAAATGATCAGTTGGTTGTTGAGGCAAAAGGTATTTATTCAATTGAAAAATTTTTGATAGCCAGACGCTTAATGTATTGGCAGGTATATTTGCACAAGACTGTTATTGCTGCAGAAGAGATGTTGGTTCATATTTTGAAAAGGGCGAAATATCTTGCTGAACGGGGGGATAAATTGTTTGCGACCCCATCTTTAACTTACTTTTTGTATAATAAAGTGAGTAGAATGGAGTTTGAAAATCCTAATGTTATTTTTAATGGTCGGAATGCTTTGGAAATATTTGCTGATCTGGATGATGATGATATCATGGTTAGTATAAAGGTTTGGGCTAACCACAGCGACAAAGTTCTTTCTTATTTGTGTAAATGCATACGGGATCGGCAATTGTTTAAAATTGAGATTCAAAAAACAGCCTTCACTAATGAATATATTGATCAAGTGAAAAAAAAGGTGGGGCATTATTTTGCTTGTTCAGATCATGCTCTCGAGTTTATGGTGATTTCAAATTCGATCAGCAATAATGCATATAGCTCGGATGATGATCAAATAAATATTTTATACAAAGATGGCACACAGTGCGATATTGGAGAGGCTTCGGATATGTTGGATGCTTCTGTTCTGTCTAAAACAGTAAAAAAATATTATCTCTGCTACCCTAAAATTTAG
- the lpxD gene encoding UDP-3-O-(3-hydroxymyristoyl)glucosamine N-acyltransferase, producing the protein MEFTAEDIAEFLNGEVDGNAKVKVTNVSRIEEGKPGTLSFLANPKYEHYIYSTQSSIVLVNKNFETEKEIETTLIRVEDAYQALAQLLEMYEQSKPQKTGIEEPSFVSKSSKLGEKIYIGAFAYIGSNVQIGNNVKIYPHCYVGDNVTIGDNTILNSGVKIYEGCKIGAECIFHSGVVIGGDGFGFAPSSANNYKKVPQVGNVVIEDHVEIGANTCVDRATMGSTIIRKGVKLDNLIQVAHNVEIDENTVIASQTGIAGSAKIGKNCMIGGQVGIVGHLSIADEVKIAAQSGIGRTIKKEGTVLQGSPAFDFGPYQKSYVLFKNLPKMREQIIELEKEIKRLKEE; encoded by the coding sequence ATGGAATTTACAGCAGAAGATATTGCAGAGTTTCTTAACGGAGAGGTAGATGGGAATGCTAAGGTTAAAGTAACCAATGTTTCCAGAATTGAAGAAGGGAAGCCTGGGACTCTTTCATTTTTAGCAAATCCTAAATACGAGCACTATATATACTCTACGCAGTCATCAATTGTTTTGGTAAACAAGAATTTTGAGACTGAAAAAGAGATTGAGACCACACTTATCCGTGTTGAGGATGCGTATCAGGCATTGGCTCAGTTGTTGGAAATGTATGAGCAAAGCAAACCTCAGAAAACAGGAATTGAAGAGCCTTCTTTTGTGAGCAAGTCATCAAAATTGGGTGAGAAGATTTATATTGGTGCCTTTGCATATATAGGTAGTAATGTTCAGATTGGAAATAACGTAAAAATTTATCCTCACTGCTATGTAGGCGATAATGTAACTATTGGCGACAACACTATATTGAACTCAGGCGTTAAAATTTACGAGGGATGTAAGATTGGTGCTGAATGCATTTTTCACTCAGGCGTTGTAATTGGAGGTGATGGATTTGGTTTTGCTCCATCATCGGCGAATAATTATAAAAAAGTACCTCAGGTAGGTAATGTGGTTATTGAAGATCATGTAGAGATTGGTGCAAATACGTGTGTTGATCGTGCTACTATGGGATCAACAATCATTCGTAAAGGAGTGAAGCTGGACAATTTGATTCAGGTTGCTCACAATGTAGAGATAGATGAAAATACAGTGATTGCTTCTCAAACCGGCATTGCAGGAAGTGCAAAGATTGGTAAAAATTGTATGATCGGAGGACAGGTGGGAATCGTAGGTCATTTATCAATTGCCGATGAAGTAAAAATCGCAGCTCAATCAGGTATTGGCCGAACAATCAAGAAAGAAGGAACTGTATTGCAAGGATCACCGGCTTTTGATTTTGGACCTTATCAAAAATCATATGTGCTGTTTAAGAATTTGCCTAAGATGAGAGAGCAAATTATTGAACTGGAAAAGGAAATAAAAAGATTAAAGGAAGAGTAA
- a CDS encoding bifunctional UDP-3-O-[3-hydroxymyristoyl] N-acetylglucosamine deacetylase/3-hydroxyacyl-ACP dehydratase, with amino-acid sequence MADKQRTLAKEFTLTGKGLHTGLEVSIKFLPASENHGYQFKRVDLEGQPIIEASAEYVGDTSRGTVLEKGECKVQTVEHALSALYGLGVDNCLIEMNSSEPPILDGSAKFYVEGIEEVGIVEQDAIREYYVPKEKITYRDEARGSEITILPDDEYSIDTMISFNSKVLRNQYARLSSLADYKREISMCRTFVFVRELEFLLNHNLVKGGDLDNAIVIMDQMMDQKELDRIADLFDHQHVEVKEGILSNLELYFDNECARHKLLDVIGDLALCGKFIKGRVIATCPGHGPNTEMAKLLIKRIKKEMGKDSVPAYDPNKEPVLDINGVMGLLPHRPPFLLVDKIIDIQDDSIVGVKNVSMNEPFFVGHFPGEPVMPGVLMVEAMAQCGGILVLNQVEDPENYSTYFLTQNNIKFRKKVVPGDTLIFKLSFLSPIRRGIANMRGLAFVGDTVVAEGEFMAQIAKKK; translated from the coding sequence ATGGCAGATAAACAAAGAACATTAGCAAAAGAATTTACTCTTACAGGAAAAGGACTTCACACAGGACTGGAAGTTTCTATAAAGTTTCTGCCTGCATCTGAAAATCATGGTTATCAGTTTAAACGGGTAGATTTAGAAGGTCAACCTATTATAGAGGCAAGTGCCGAATATGTTGGTGATACTTCGAGAGGAACCGTGTTGGAAAAAGGAGAATGTAAAGTTCAAACTGTTGAGCATGCATTGTCTGCTTTGTATGGATTAGGTGTTGACAACTGTTTGATTGAGATGAATTCTTCTGAGCCTCCGATTTTAGATGGAAGTGCCAAATTTTATGTAGAAGGAATTGAAGAAGTTGGTATTGTAGAGCAGGACGCAATTCGTGAGTATTACGTGCCAAAAGAAAAGATAACATACAGGGATGAAGCCCGTGGTTCAGAAATTACGATTCTTCCTGATGATGAATATAGTATAGATACAATGATTTCATTCAACTCTAAAGTGTTGAGAAATCAGTATGCCCGCTTAAGTTCTTTAGCAGATTATAAAAGGGAAATCTCGATGTGCCGCACGTTTGTGTTTGTGCGGGAACTGGAATTTCTATTAAACCACAATTTAGTTAAGGGTGGAGATTTGGATAATGCCATTGTTATAATGGACCAAATGATGGACCAAAAAGAATTGGATCGCATCGCAGATTTATTCGACCATCAGCATGTTGAGGTAAAGGAAGGAATTTTAAGTAATTTAGAACTTTATTTTGATAATGAATGTGCGCGTCACAAATTATTAGATGTGATTGGCGACCTTGCTCTCTGCGGCAAGTTTATTAAGGGAAGGGTTATTGCAACCTGTCCTGGTCATGGACCAAACACTGAAATGGCAAAATTATTAATCAAACGAATTAAGAAAGAAATGGGAAAAGATTCAGTTCCGGCTTATGATCCAAACAAAGAGCCTGTTTTAGACATTAATGGCGTAATGGGCTTGTTGCCTCACCGTCCTCCATTCTTGTTGGTTGACAAAATTATTGATATTCAGGATGACAGCATCGTGGGGGTGAAGAACGTATCTATGAACGAGCCGTTTTTTGTTGGTCATTTCCCGGGAGAACCGGTAATGCCAGGCGTTTTAATGGTGGAGGCTATGGCACAATGCGGTGGTATTTTAGTACTTAATCAGGTCGAAGACCCTGAAAACTATTCTACTTATTTCCTGACTCAAAACAATATCAAGTTTAGAAAAAAAGTAGTTCCCGGTGATACTTTAATTTTTAAATTGTCATTTTTATCTCCTATTCGTAGGGGAATTGCTAACATGCGCGGTTTAGCTTTTGTTGGTGATACTGTTGTTGCCGAAGGTGAGTTTATGGCTCAAATCGCAAAGAAAAAATAA
- the lpxA gene encoding acyl-ACP--UDP-N-acetylglucosamine O-acyltransferase: MKQPLAYVHPEAKIADNVVIEPFVTIDKDVVIGEGSRIGSNATIMEGTRIGKNCVVFPGAVIGAVPQDLKFRGEKTTVEIGDNTTIRECVTINRGTVAKGKTIIGSNCLLMAYVHVAHDCIIGNNCIIGNATQIAGEVIIDDFAILSGLVAIHQFVHIGSHVMISGGSLVRKDVPPFVKAGREPVSYIGVNSIGLRRREFGNEKIREIQDVYRYLYQKGMNNFNALEAIEAEMPASPERDDIILFVKNSKRGIMRGYFPE; this comes from the coding sequence ATGAAGCAACCGTTAGCATATGTACATCCTGAAGCTAAAATAGCTGATAATGTAGTGATTGAGCCGTTTGTAACCATTGATAAAGATGTGGTAATTGGAGAAGGATCCCGTATTGGATCTAATGCCACTATCATGGAAGGAACCCGTATCGGTAAAAATTGCGTGGTATTTCCAGGGGCCGTTATTGGTGCTGTTCCACAGGATTTAAAATTCCGTGGTGAAAAAACAACTGTAGAAATTGGCGACAATACCACCATTCGTGAGTGTGTTACGATTAACAGAGGTACTGTAGCCAAAGGAAAAACCATTATTGGAAGTAACTGTTTGTTAATGGCCTATGTGCATGTGGCGCACGATTGTATTATTGGTAATAATTGTATTATTGGTAATGCGACACAAATTGCGGGCGAGGTAATTATCGACGATTTCGCTATTCTTAGCGGTTTGGTTGCTATTCATCAGTTTGTTCATATTGGTTCGCACGTAATGATTTCAGGTGGATCATTGGTTCGTAAAGATGTTCCTCCGTTTGTAAAAGCAGGTCGCGAGCCGGTTTCTTATATTGGAGTAAACTCAATTGGATTGCGTCGTCGTGAATTTGGAAATGAAAAAATCCGCGAAATTCAGGATGTTTACCGTTACCTATACCAAAAAGGAATGAATAACTTCAATGCTTTGGAAGCTATCGAGGCCGAAATGCCTGCTTCTCCTGAGCGTGATGATATTATTCTGTTTGTGAAAAATTCGAAGCGTGGTATTATGAGAGGATATTTTCCTGAGTAA
- the thiL gene encoding thiamine-phosphate kinase, with translation MQENKAKGTDIATLGEFGLIKHLTKNIKLKHASTNVGVGDDAAVLDYQNKKTVVTTDLLLEGIHFDLMYTPLKHLGYKAIAVNVSDVYAMNALPKQVTVSIAISKRFTLEAIEELYEGINLACENYNVDLVGGDTTSSLTGLCISVTAIGEADADQLTYRSGAKENDLICVSGNLGAAFAGLQLLEREKRVYDNNPAMQPDLTGHDYILERQLKPEARKDIYERLQEAKIVPTSMIDISDGLSSDIMHICEESKVGCQIYEEKIPVDYETHKMAEELNMNYSTFSLNGGEDYELLFTVPLDQFDAIEKIEDVKIIGHITDISKGKYLVTRDGVEIELQAQGWNPIKEG, from the coding sequence ATGCAGGAAAACAAGGCTAAAGGAACCGACATCGCTACGTTGGGCGAATTCGGATTGATTAAACACCTGACCAAAAATATAAAACTAAAACACGCAAGCACCAATGTGGGAGTTGGCGACGATGCTGCTGTTTTAGATTATCAGAATAAAAAAACCGTTGTTACCACCGATTTACTGCTGGAAGGTATCCATTTCGATTTAATGTACACACCGCTTAAACATTTAGGTTACAAAGCAATTGCTGTGAATGTTTCGGATGTTTATGCCATGAATGCGCTGCCAAAGCAGGTAACGGTTTCTATCGCTATCTCGAAACGATTCACTTTAGAAGCTATCGAGGAGCTTTACGAAGGAATCAATTTGGCCTGCGAAAATTACAATGTCGATTTGGTGGGTGGCGACACCACATCCTCTTTAACCGGATTGTGTATTTCGGTAACTGCAATTGGCGAAGCTGATGCTGATCAACTAACTTACCGCAGCGGAGCCAAAGAGAACGACTTAATCTGCGTAAGCGGAAACTTAGGAGCGGCCTTTGCCGGATTACAGCTGCTGGAGCGCGAAAAACGTGTTTACGACAACAATCCAGCCATGCAACCCGACTTAACCGGTCACGATTACATCTTAGAGCGTCAGTTAAAACCTGAGGCCCGAAAAGATATTTATGAGCGATTGCAGGAAGCGAAGATTGTTCCTACTTCGATGATTGATATTTCGGACGGATTGTCGTCGGACATTATGCACATCTGCGAAGAATCAAAAGTTGGCTGCCAGATTTACGAAGAGAAAATTCCTGTTGACTACGAAACGCACAAAATGGCCGAAGAGCTGAATATGAACTACAGCACTTTCTCGTTGAATGGCGGTGAGGATTACGAACTGCTGTTTACTGTTCCTTTGGATCAATTCGATGCCATCGAAAAAATAGAGGATGTGAAAATAATTGGTCACATCACGGATATCTCGAAAGGAAAATATTTGGTAACACGGGATGGTGTAGAAATTGAATTGCAGGCTCAGGGCTGGAATCCGATAAAGGAAGGTTAG